A genomic segment from Nicotiana sylvestris chromosome 1, ASM39365v2, whole genome shotgun sequence encodes:
- the LOC104239131 gene encoding uncharacterized protein isoform X3 — protein MWQKSAPTLVSTQLLGPHSSEQVSLDLVQLAYLMKLFSLQSSRRQPVRFLLQSVSRMGTISALFFVLLQQKRALTLRKDLLSRDLRFGYLVDGADCYYSRARKLLHQRPVQHSGKSRPYTFSSS, from the exons ATGTGGCAGAAGTCAGCCCCAACACTTGTCTCTACACAG CTGCTGGGACCCCATTCGTCAGAGCAGGTGTCGTTGGATCTGGTACAGCTAGCATATTTGATGAAGTTGTTCAGTCTTCAAAGCAGTCGAAGG CAACCGGTAAGGTTTTTGCTGCAGAGCGTCTCCAGAATGGGAACGATAAGTGCACTGTTCTTTGTCTTGCTTCAGCAAAAGCGGGCACTGACATTG AGGAAGGACTTGCTGAGCAGGGATTTGAG ATTTGGTTACTTAGTAGATGGTGCCGACTGCTATTACAGCCGTGCAAGGAAGCTGCTACACCAACGTCCTGTACAGCATTCTGGCAAAAGTCGGCCTTATACTTTTAGCTCTTCCTGA
- the LOC104239131 gene encoding uroporphyrinogen-III synthase, chloroplastic-like isoform X2 codes for MSKYKFYNVAEVSPNTCLYTAAGTPFVRAGVVGSGTASIFDEVVQSSKQSKATGKVFAAERLQNGNDKCTVLCLASAKAGTDIEEGLAEQGFECACRFGYLVDGADCYYSRARKLLHQRPVQHSGKSRPYTFSSS; via the exons ATGAGTAAATATAAGTTCTATAATGTGGCAGAAGTCAGCCCCAACACTTGTCTCTACACAG CTGCTGGGACCCCATTCGTCAGAGCAGGTGTCGTTGGATCTGGTACAGCTAGCATATTTGATGAAGTTGTTCAGTCTTCAAAGCAGTCGAAGG CAACCGGTAAGGTTTTTGCTGCAGAGCGTCTCCAGAATGGGAACGATAAGTGCACTGTTCTTTGTCTTGCTTCAGCAAAAGCGGGCACTGACATTG AGGAAGGACTTGCTGAGCAGGGATTTGAG TGTGCTTGCAGATTTGGTTACTTAGTAGATGGTGCCGACTGCTATTACAGCCGTGCAAGGAAGCTGCTACACCAACGTCCTGTACAGCATTCTGGCAAAAGTCGGCCTTATACTTTTAGCTCTTCCTGA
- the LOC104239131 gene encoding uroporphyrinogen-III synthase, chloroplastic-like isoform X1 gives MLSITVNLLKEASNALSCLNDLYLLLLSGSDLLLKAAGTPFVRAGVVGSGTASIFDEVVQSSKQSKATGKVFAAERLQNGNDKCTVLCLASAKAGTDIEEGLAEQGFEIWLLSRWCRLLLQPCKEAATPTSCTAFWQKSALYF, from the exons ATGCTTTCCATTACAGTTAATTTGTTGAAAGAAGCCTCAAATGCTTTAAGCTGCCTAAATGATCTATATTTGCTTTTGCTCTCTGGTTCCGATTTGCTACTTAAAGCTGCTGGGACCCCATTCGTCAGAGCAGGTGTCGTTGGATCTGGTACAGCTAGCATATTTGATGAAGTTGTTCAGTCTTCAAAGCAGTCGAAGG CAACCGGTAAGGTTTTTGCTGCAGAGCGTCTCCAGAATGGGAACGATAAGTGCACTGTTCTTTGTCTTGCTTCAGCAAAAGCGGGCACTGACATTG AGGAAGGACTTGCTGAGCAGGGATTTGAG ATTTGGTTACTTAGTAGATGGTGCCGACTGCTATTACAGCCGTGCAAGGAAGCTGCTACACCAACGTCCTGTACAGCATTCTGGCAAAAGTCGGCCTTATACTTTTAG
- the LOC104239131 gene encoding uncharacterized protein isoform X4 — MLSITVNLLKEASNALSCLNDLYLLLLSGSDLLLKAAGTPFVRAGVVGSGTASIFDEVVQSSKQSKEEGLAEQGFEIWLLSRWCRLLLQPCKEAATPTSCTAFWQKSALYF, encoded by the exons ATGCTTTCCATTACAGTTAATTTGTTGAAAGAAGCCTCAAATGCTTTAAGCTGCCTAAATGATCTATATTTGCTTTTGCTCTCTGGTTCCGATTTGCTACTTAAAGCTGCTGGGACCCCATTCGTCAGAGCAGGTGTCGTTGGATCTGGTACAGCTAGCATATTTGATGAAGTTGTTCAGTCTTCAAAGCAGTCGAAGG AGGAAGGACTTGCTGAGCAGGGATTTGAG ATTTGGTTACTTAGTAGATGGTGCCGACTGCTATTACAGCCGTGCAAGGAAGCTGCTACACCAACGTCCTGTACAGCATTCTGGCAAAAGTCGGCCTTATACTTTTAG
- the LOC104239133 gene encoding pentatricopeptide repeat-containing protein At1g10270-like, producing the protein MSLYGILLRSLRRSSAAVRPQITPSVYPHPTPQPPPPQNPNFLLPQRSYAFSSAEEAAAERRRRKRRLRIEPPINALRRDPLPRGPPSPDDPRSRLPDTTSALTGHRLNLHNRVQSLIRAGDLESAAAVARHAVFSNTRPTVFTCNAIIGAMYRAGRYSDAKALFQYFFNQYNIIPNVVSYNHLIVSHCEAGEVDEGLKVYSHILENAPFSPSAVTYRHLTKGLIDSDRIAEAVDLLREMLNKGHGADSLVYNNLILGFLNLDNLEKANELFDELKERCTVYDGVVNATFMDWFFKQGKVKEAMESYRSLLDKKYRMVPATCNVLLEVLLRHGRETEAWTLFDAMLDDHTPPTFQAVNSDTFNLMVNECFRLGKVSEALETFKKVGKGLKTRPFAMDVAGYNNMITRLSDLEMMEEAEKYYMELCNKSLSPDVTTYRTMIEAYVKMENVEGTLEKYTKMVEAGLRVIPIYAEKWFNFLIEKGKVAECVPILTKMGEREPKPDVTTYDIVIRALCGEGNYDASSNLVSQMINYGVGLTSALREFLLDAYGNQGRREEIERVFATKPTYFPSSRSSGPPRGQVPWLSQIPRQSAVTSQVPAQQTSPPSFFGGQGSAQVQSQPSARNSLWQQNSPPSFMGGQGSPQMQSAAYAPSSMSQQSSSPSFMGGQGSSQMQGQQSVPNPSWQQASPPSFMGGQGSSQMQGQQSVPNPSWQQASPPSFMGGQGSSQMQGQQSVPNPRWQQTSPPSFVSGQGSHQMQGQPSPFAQNPHQAPSPSFTQQGASPPSFMNGQRSQQMQGQQGASPPSFMDGQRSQQMQDQPSAFARNVQQSSPPSFVPQQGAPPHSFMAGQGSLQRQGHPPPSFMAQQGDSHMQGQPSGFTHVPQWSSPSTYMAGQRGNHQMQGQPSGFTQTPQKASPYSMDIQRESAHTPLNEISQASQSFRGALEMQGPASAFTQIPRQNISPQVTEEASSRGDNIEQYPQVTGQGRM; encoded by the exons ATGTCACTCTATGGCATCCTCCTCCGCTCTCTCCGCCGTTCGTCCGCCGCCGTCAGACCTCAAATCACGCCATCCGTTTACCCTCACCCAACACCACAACCACCACCTCCTCAAAACCCTAACTTCCTTCTCCCTCAGCGATCATACGCATTTTCCTCAGCCGAAGAAGCCGCCGCTGAACGCCGCCGTCGCAAGCGCCGCCTCCGTATTGAACCGCCAATCAACGCCCTCCGTCGTGATCCACTCCCGAGGGGACCGCCTTCACCCGACGACCCTCGTTCCCGTCTCCCTGATACCACGTCAGCATTGACCGGCCACCGGCTTAACCTTCACAATCGTGTTCAGTCTCTCATCCGCGCCGGGGATTTGGAATCCGCAGCCGCTGTTGCTCGTCACGCCGTTTTCTCAAATACACGGCCGACTGTATTCACGTGTAATGCTATCATCGGTGCTATGTATCGCGCCGGCCGATACAGTGATGCTAAGGCTTTGTTTCAGTACTTTTTCAATCAGTATAATATTATTCCTAACGTTGTTTCGTACAATCATCTCATTGTGTCACATTGTGAAGCTGGTGAAGTTGATGAAGGCTTAAAAGTATACAGTCATATTCTTGAAAATGCACCTTTTAGTCCATCTGCTGTGACATATCGTCATCTTACTAAAGGATTAATTGATTCGGACCGTATAGCTGAAGCTGTAGATTTGCTTAGGGAAATGCTTAATAAAGGACACGGTGCAGATTCTCTAGTTTATAACAATTTAATATTAGGGTTCCTGAATTTGGATAATTTAGAGAAAGCTAATGAGCTGTTTGACGAGTTGAAAGAGAGGTGTACTGTTTATGATGGGGTGGTGAATGCTACTTTTATGGACTGGTTTTTCAAGCAGGGGAAGGTAAAAGAGGCGATGGAATCGTATCGATCCCTTCTTGATAAAAAGTATAGGATGGTTCCTGCGACTTGTAATGTGCTATTGGAGGTGTTGTTGAGGCATGGGAGGGAAACGGAGGCGTGGACTTTGTTTGATGCCATGTTGGATGATCACACACCACCAACGTTCCAGGCTGTGAATTCAGACACTTTTAATTTAATGGTGAATGAGTGTTTTAGGTTAGGGAAGGTTTCAGAGGCCTTGGAGACCTTCAAGAAGGTGGGGAAGGGTCTCAAGACCAGACCTTTTGCAATGGACGTTGCGGGTTACAATAATATGATAACGAGACTTTCTGACCTAGAAATGATGGAGGAAGCAGAAAAATATTATATGGAGTTGTGTAACAAGTCATTGAGCCCAGATGTCACAACTTATAGGACAATGATTGAGGCATATGTGAAGATGGAGAATGTTGAGGGCACGTTGGAGAAATACACGAAGATGGTGGAAGCAGGGCTGAGAGTCATTCCAATCTATGCTGAAAAATGGTTTAATTTCTTGATTGAGAAAGGCAAGGTGGCGGAGTGCGTCCCTATTCTGACCAAGATGGGTGAGAGAGAACCAAAGCCTGATGTCACAACTTATGATATTGTGATTAGGGCACTCTGTGGGGAAGGTAATTATGATGCGAGTTCCAATTTAGTAAGTCAGATGATAAACTATGGTGTTGGTCTCACCAGTGCCCTCAGGGAGTTCCTGTTAGATGCTTATGGTAACCAAGGTCGTCGTGAGGAGATTGAAAGAGTTTTTGCTACAAAACCGACGTACTTCCCATCTTCTAGATCATCAGGGCCACCTCGAGGACAAGTTCCATGGCTTTCACAAATACCTAGACAATCAGCAGTAACTTCGCAGGTTCCAG CCCAGCAGACGTCACCACCTTCTTTTTTCGGGGGACAAGGATCAGCACaagtgcaaagtcagccttcagCTCGTAACTCATTGTGGCAGCAAAATTCAcctccctctttcatgggaggacAAGGATCACCACAAATGCAAAGTGCAGCATATGCTCCTAGCTCCATGTCGCAACAATCTTCATCGCCTTCTTTCATGGGAGGACAAGGATCATCACAAATGCAAGGCCAGCAGTCAGTGCCTAATCCTAGCTGGCAACAAGCTTCACCACCTTCGTTCATGGGAGGACAAGGATCATCACAAATGCAAGGCCAGCAGTCAGTGCCTAATCCTAGCTGGCAACAAGCTTCACCACCTTCTTTCATGGGAGGACAAGGATCATCACAAATGCAAGGCCAGCAGTCAGTGCCTAATCCAAGGTGGCAACAAACTTCACCACCCTCTTTTGTTTCTGGACAAGGATCACATCaaatgcaaggtcagccttcacCTTTTGCACAAAATCCGCATCAGGCACCATCACCTTCTTTCACTCAACAAGGAGCTTCACCACCGTCTTTCATGAATGGACAAAGATCACAGCAGATGCAAGGTCAACAAGGAGCTTCACCACCGTCCTTCATGGATGGACAAAGATCACAGCAGATGCAAGATCAGCCATCAGCTTTTGCAAGAAACGTGCAGCAGTCCTCACCACCTTCTTTTGTGCCACAACAAGGAGCTCCACCACACTCTTTCATGGCTGGACAAGGATCACTGCAAAGGCAAGGTCATCCACCACCTTCATTCATGGCACAACAAGGAGATTCTCACATGCAAGGTCAGCCATCAGGTTTCACACATGTTCCACAATGGTCATCTCCATCCACTTATATGGCAGGACAAAGAGGAAACCATCAAATGCAAGGTCAGCCATCAGGTTTCACACAGACTCCACAAAAGGCGTCACCTTATTCCATGGACATACAAAGAGAGTCTGCTCATACTCCACTAAATGAAATCTCACAGGCTTCCCAATCATTTAGAGGTGCCCTCGAAATGCAAGGTCCAGCATCAGCCTTTACACAAATACCTAGGCAAAATATAAGTCCTCAAGTAACAGAAGAGGCATCATCCCGAGGGGACAACATTGAGCAATACCCCCAAGTGACAGGCCAAGGGAGAATGTGA